One stretch of Schlesneria sp. DSM 10557 DNA includes these proteins:
- a CDS encoding transposase — protein sequence MSKERRKHTPEFKREALSLISSQQLSVAEVSRRLGVSQTLLYKWKAQFAAQGEQAFPGQGQQTAQEAELSRLRREVELLRMERDILKKATQFFAKESK from the coding sequence ATGTCGAAAGAACGTCGGAAGCACACGCCGGAGTTTAAGCGTGAGGCATTGAGTCTGATCAGCAGTCAACAGTTGTCCGTAGCAGAGGTGTCGCGCCGCCTGGGTGTCAGTCAAACGCTGCTCTACAAGTGGAAAGCGCAGTTCGCGGCGCAGGGCGAGCAGGCCTTTCCCGGCCAAGGCCAGCAGACGGCCCAGGAAGCCGAGCTGTCGCGATTGCGTCGCGAAGTCGAGCTCTTACGGATGGAACGTGACATTTTAAAAAAAGCGACACAGTTCTTCGCGAAGGAGTCCAAATGA
- a CDS encoding IS3 family transposase, with protein MKYQFIEDHRTVWPATVQCRVLDVSRSGYYAWRKRPASESSRRREELTRRIQTIHAMKYHDVYGAPRLQAELKAQGHPCNRKTVARCMKEAGIKASTVKKFRVSTTDSNHSHPVAANVVDREFAPSQKNQTWAADITYIPTEEGWLYLAAVEDLYSRKIVGWSMSDRIDSRLVVDALEMAVQRELPAAGLVAHSDRGVQYASEHYQTLLRRNQITCSMSRRGNCWDNAPMESFFATLKKELVHRERYQTHSQARQSLFEYIEAFYNRVRRHSTIGYLPPVKFEQAI; from the coding sequence ATGAAATATCAGTTCATTGAAGACCATCGCACTGTGTGGCCTGCCACAGTTCAATGTCGGGTATTGGACGTTTCTCGCAGCGGATACTACGCCTGGCGAAAACGCCCCGCCAGTGAATCTTCACGGCGACGCGAGGAACTGACGCGTCGCATTCAGACCATTCATGCGATGAAGTATCATGATGTTTATGGAGCGCCACGACTTCAGGCAGAACTGAAAGCTCAAGGCCATCCCTGTAATCGGAAGACCGTTGCTCGCTGCATGAAAGAGGCAGGCATCAAGGCCTCGACGGTGAAGAAGTTCCGCGTGAGCACGACGGATTCCAACCATTCTCATCCGGTGGCTGCCAATGTTGTGGATCGTGAGTTTGCTCCGTCTCAAAAGAATCAGACATGGGCAGCAGACATCACCTACATTCCGACAGAGGAAGGATGGCTTTATCTGGCGGCCGTCGAAGATTTGTACTCACGCAAGATCGTGGGCTGGTCGATGTCAGATCGGATTGACAGTCGACTGGTCGTTGATGCGCTGGAGATGGCGGTCCAGCGAGAACTTCCTGCAGCAGGCCTGGTGGCGCACTCGGATCGCGGGGTGCAATATGCCAGCGAACACTACCAGACTCTTCTGAGACGAAATCAGATCACCTGCTCGATGAGCCGCCGAGGCAACTGCTGGGATAACGCACCGATGGAGAGCTTCTTCGCCACCTTGAAGAAGGAACTCGTCCACCGCGAACGGTATCAGACCCATTCGCAAGCGCGCCAAAGCCTCTTTGAATACATTGAAGCGTTTTACAACCGCGTCAGAAGGCACTCAACGATCGGGTATCTCCCGCCCGTCAAGTTCGAGCAGGCCATTTAA
- a CDS encoding IS66 family transposase, whose amino-acid sequence MDDVALLKEQVAALLHRVAKLEAQVAERDARISELEAELERVRRQGYKPQPNRKPPAGNKKQDRRKKPFRQHPGVFRDPPKLDEIPPGQVECHEVVLDACPCCGSRRIEPTGRFDDHLVTDIPEPKPEYHRYRRHEYQCRDCGKTSQGRAELELPGSHLGPRARLLNLYCRAHLGISLGKSCDLLSQWWGIPLSRAGALGHLAWGGKLFAPVVTDLLDLLRQQNLIHADETGWRINGKNVWAWCFSNPKIAVYLIRHSRSGAVIREALGDSLAGVLVTDFYAAYNAMEATKQRCLVHLLRELHDLRQKVPAICTKRIIEPLIALFQEAMALGKQRDELSPKAYTQQCDAISDRFGELATTISTNTHVNRILKRLRKYADELFTFLDHPHVPPDNTPAERDIRSVAATRADGGVNRTDWGATAFANIKSIVRTCQKQGCQFLQYGLELIRAVQARQPTPLPVSQNSS is encoded by the coding sequence ATGGATGATGTTGCGTTACTCAAAGAGCAGGTAGCGGCTTTGCTGCATCGCGTGGCGAAGTTGGAAGCCCAGGTTGCGGAGCGTGATGCTCGGATCTCGGAATTGGAAGCAGAGCTGGAACGGGTTCGCCGTCAGGGTTACAAGCCACAACCCAATCGCAAGCCGCCTGCGGGAAACAAGAAGCAGGATCGTCGCAAGAAGCCATTTCGGCAGCATCCCGGCGTGTTTCGTGATCCGCCGAAGCTCGATGAGATTCCTCCCGGTCAAGTTGAATGTCACGAGGTGGTGCTCGACGCGTGCCCCTGCTGCGGCAGTCGCCGAATCGAGCCGACGGGCCGATTTGATGATCATCTTGTCACTGATATTCCTGAGCCAAAACCTGAATACCATCGCTATCGGCGACATGAGTATCAGTGTCGGGACTGCGGAAAAACCAGCCAGGGTCGTGCGGAACTGGAACTGCCGGGCAGTCATCTGGGACCTCGCGCAAGGCTGCTGAATCTGTATTGCCGGGCTCATCTGGGGATCTCGCTGGGCAAAAGCTGCGATCTGTTGTCGCAGTGGTGGGGAATTCCGTTGAGTCGGGCAGGAGCACTGGGACATCTCGCTTGGGGCGGCAAGCTGTTTGCTCCCGTTGTGACCGATCTGCTCGATCTGTTGCGGCAGCAAAACTTGATTCACGCCGATGAAACCGGCTGGCGCATCAATGGCAAAAACGTCTGGGCCTGGTGCTTCTCGAATCCCAAAATTGCCGTCTACCTGATTCGGCATTCTCGAAGCGGTGCCGTAATTCGCGAGGCACTGGGAGACTCGCTGGCCGGTGTCTTGGTGACGGACTTCTACGCCGCCTACAACGCGATGGAAGCGACCAAGCAGCGCTGCCTGGTCCATCTGCTGCGAGAACTGCACGACCTGCGCCAGAAAGTCCCTGCCATCTGCACAAAGCGGATCATCGAACCACTGATCGCCTTGTTTCAAGAGGCAATGGCACTCGGCAAGCAGCGCGATGAACTGTCGCCGAAGGCTTATACTCAACAATGTGATGCGATTTCAGACCGCTTCGGGGAACTGGCAACGACGATCAGCACAAACACCCATGTTAATCGCATACTCAAGCGATTGCGAAAGTATGCAGATGAACTCTTTACCTTTTTAGATCATCCACACGTCCCCCCAGATAACACACCGGCCGAACGAGACATTCGAAGCGTCGCCGCCACGCGTGCCGACGGAGGAGTGAATCGGACGGATTGGGGTGCGACAGCCTTTGCAAATATCAAATCAATCGTTCGGACATGTCAAAAGCAAGGCTGTCAGTTCCTTCAATACGGACTTGAGTTGATCCGTGCTGTCCAAGCCCGGCAACCCACCCCACTGCCGGTCAGTCAGAACTCCTCTTGA
- a CDS encoding carboxypeptidase-like regulatory domain-containing protein, with amino-acid sequence MNEAVVALYRFHSPSQRFGHFVPVASPATTDISGFFQFETLADGYYLIVVQAKGYARSHSTRTINDGPTHSTADIRMQFPVKVAIDLKDEAGQPIQGARIRSFNISGMNGSIRATQMLLRDLNYTFPVSDQ; translated from the coding sequence GTGAATGAGGCGGTCGTCGCCTTGTATCGTTTCCATTCTCCCAGTCAGCGATTCGGCCACTTCGTCCCTGTGGCAAGCCCCGCAACGACCGATATCTCTGGATTCTTTCAATTTGAAACTCTGGCGGATGGTTACTACCTCATCGTTGTTCAAGCGAAGGGATATGCCCGTTCGCATTCCACGCGAACGATCAATGACGGGCCCACTCATTCGACGGCTGACATCCGAATGCAGTTCCCTGTCAAGGTTGCCATTGATCTGAAAGACGAAGCTGGCCAACCAATTCAAGGAGCCCGGATTCGTTCGTTCAACATCAGCGGGATGAATGGGTCGATTCGTGCAACTCAAATGCTCTTACGCGATCTGAACTACACGTTCCCGGTCAGTGATCAGTAA